In the Ignavibacteriales bacterium genome, CGAAACTCCTTTATCATCACATGAACTTGCTCTTGGTTACGATGATGTGCAAGATCCGAACGTTTTTGTAAAATTTAAATTGCAGAATGAAGATGCATCAATTCTTGTTTGGACAACAACACCTTGGACTTTAATTTCAAATGTTGCTTTAGCTGTAGGTAAAGATATTGATTATGTAAAAATAAAAACAGAAAAACATGGAATCTTGTATTTAGCAGAAGCACGCTTATCTGTAATAAAAGAAGAGTATCAATTAATTTCTAAGTTAAAAGGAAAAGATCTTTTAGATAAAAATTATGAACCGCTCTACTCTTACGTCCCAGTTGAACAGAGAGCTTGGTATGTAATTGCCGGAGATTTTGTAAGTACGGAAGATGGAACCGGAGTAGTTCATATAGCTCCTGCATTCGGTGCTGATGATTATGAAATTTCAAAAAAATATAATTTACCGTTTGTTCAGCCTGTTACTAAGGGTGGAAGATTTACAGATGAAGTAACAGATTTTGCTGGACGACTTGTTAAGACAATTCAATTTGAAACCCATGAAGAAAAAGGTGTTGATCCGGATATCATCCGCAATTTGAAAGAACGCGGATTAATTTATAAAGCGGGTAATGATTATACGCACTCGTATCCGCACTGTTGGCGTTGTGATAATCCGTTAATCTACTACGCAAGAGATAGCTGGTATATCCGTACTACCGACGTTGCAAAACGAATGATAGAATTGAATAAAACAATTAATTGGTATCCGCCCGAAGTTGGTTCCGGTCGCTTTGGTAATTGGCTTGAAGAAAATAAAGATTGGTCACTATCTCGCGATAGATATTGGGGAACACCACTTCCGATTTGGTTAAATGATGATGGTGATATGATTGTTGTTGGTTCAATTTCTGAATTGAAAGAAGGATTTATTGAACGGGATGGGAAACGAATTTCAGTTAAGGATTTACAAGCTGATGAGATTGATCTGCATAAACCTTTTGTAGATGAAGTAAAATTTGAACGGAACGGAAAGATTTATAAACGTACTCCTGAACTAATTGATGTTTGGTTCGATAGCGGTGCAATGCCGTTCGCACAATATCATTACCCGTTCGAGAATCAAGAATATTTTAAGGAAAACTATCCGGCAGATTTTATTTGCGAGGGCATAGATCAAACACGCGGCTGGTTTTATACTCTTCATGCAATCGGAACAATGTTATTCGACAGCATCTCGTACAAAAATTTGATCGTTAACGAATTAGTCCTTGATAAAGCAGGACTGAAGATGTCGAAATCGCGTGGCAATACAGTTGATCCATTTTCTCTTTTTGAAAAATATGGTGCAGATGCAACAAGATGGTATTTAGTTACTACCAGTCCCCCGTGGAAACCAACTTTGTTTGATGAAGAAGGAATAGCTGAAGTCCAGAGAAAATTTTTCGGGACTTTAATCAACACATACAATTTCTTTGTCCTTTATGCCAATGTAGATAAATTTAATTTTTCCGAAAAAGTTATTCCATATAAGGAAAGATCGGAAATAGACCGCTGGATAATTTCTAAACTTAATTCTGTTGTAAAAGAATATGATGAGTTAATGATTAATTACGATGTTACAAAAGCTGCAAGATTAGTTTCCAATTTTACAATTGATCAGCTTTCAAACTGGTATGTACGCAGAAGCAGAAGACGTTTCTGGAAATCTGAAATGAATAAAAATAAATTCTCTGCGTATCAAACTCTTTATGAATGTTTGGTGACGATCGCAAAATTAACTTCACCGTTTGCGCCTTTCATTGCAGAAGAATTGTATCAAAACTTAAACAAGGCAACAAAAAAAGAGAAGTATGAATCAGTACATTTAACTGATTATCCGGAGATTACTTATTCCGAACCTAAACTTGAAGTGAAGATGGATATTGCTCAGCGGATCGTATCTTTAACAAGATCAATCAGAGCTAAAAACGAGTTAAAGGTTCGTCAGCCGTTAAGTTTGATGATGGTTCATGTTCAACCTGAAGAAATAGATCATGTTCTTGAAATGAAAGATATTATTCTTGAAGAAGTAAACATCAAAGAATTAAAATTTGTAGATGAAGATGCCAACTTTGTTCAGAAAACCGTAAAGCTGAATTTTAAGGTAGTCGGTAAAAAATATAAAGAGCATGTTAAAACATTACAGGAATATGTTAAGACACTTTCGAATAAACAAATTGATGATCTTGAACAAAACAAACAGATAGATACACCGGTTCAAGGATTATTATTGAGTCGTGAAGATGTTGAAATATTTGCAAGCGGTATAGAGGGATGGATAGTTGTAAGTGAAGGTAATATTACGGTTGCTGTTGATACCCATGTGAATGCAGAATTAATAGCTGAAGGATATGCAAGAGAATTTGTTAATCGTGTTCAGAACATGAGAAAAGATGCCGGCTTTGATGTGATTGACCGTATCAGTGTGTCATTTAAAAGTGAACAAAAAATGGTTGATTATGTATCCAAATTTTCTGATTATATTTCAAGTGAAGTACTGGCTGATTCTCTCGAATCAAAAAATAATATTGTAGGTTTCAAACAAGAATTTAAAATAGGCGATTATGATTGTACGATTGTGATCGTTAAGATAAAGAATTAAATAGGTAAACGGAGGCACTAATGACTACTAAAAAGATTAATAAAAAAACCGCAAAAAAATCCACCGCTAAAAAGAAATCAATTAAAAAGCCGGTGAGAAAACTAAAGAAAATAAATAAGGTGAAATCTGCTAAACCAAAAACAGCACTTAAAAAGAAATTGAAAGTTCAGAAAGTATCCAAATCTCGTAAACATGTGGAAGTTATTTCCCCAACAAAAAAAGTTAGAAAGATTCAGGGTTATTCAAAAAAAGATTTAGAAGAGTTTAAGAAAATAATTTTTGATAAGAGAAATGAGATCATTGAACAACTGCAATCGCTGAAAGACCAAATGATGGATCCAACTACTGGTCAATATGTAAATGAAAGTTCACCCTACTCACTGCATATGGCTGAACAAGGAACTGACGCGATGGAACGAGAAAAACTTTATTTGTGGGCGCAGAGAGAAAATAAATTTCTTGGTTATTTAGATGACGCACTTCAACGTATTGATAATGGAACATATGGGATCTGCATTGAATGTATTGATGAACCGCAGAATCTTTGTCCGACATGTCCGCTTATACCGAAAGACAGACTTGTAGCGGTGCCGCATACTCAGCACTGTTTGCAAGTAAAGCAAAAAATGAAATCAATGTAAAATCACTTTTCAGAAAATAGGAATTGTCTTGAGAGTATTATTCGTTTCGTTGTCCATTGTAATAGCCGATCAATTATCAAAATTTTTTGTTAAAGGGGGAACAATCCCTTTGCTTAATCTTCACGTTAACGGGATGAGTTATGGGGGAAGCGTTAACGTAATTGGGGATTTTTTCAAACTAACTTTTGTAGAAAATCCCGGCATCGCATTTGGGATTGATGTTAACGGAGTATCAAAATTATTATTATCACTTTTTACTCTACTGGCAAGCCTCGGTGTTTTTTATTATTTGTGGAAATCGAAAGAACAAAAATTAATTATCCGTCTTGCCCTTGCTTTTATTCTGGGTGGTGCGATCGGTAATTTAATTGATAGAACTTTTTACGGACTATTTTACGGTTATGCACCTTTATTTTACGGGAAGGTTGTTGATTTTTTCAATATGGACTTTTTTGATTTTACTATTTTCGGAAGGACTTATGATCGTTTTCCAATATTTAATATTGCAGATTCTTCTGTAACTATTGGTGTAGCACTGCTTTTATTATTTCATCGAACGCCTACTGTTGATGCTAAGGGAGTAGAATCAGAGACAATTGATACAACATTGAATAATAATTTGACCATTCCGGAAAAGAATAAAGAGATTAACAATTCAGAAGCAACTAATTCTTCTTTGAGCGAAAACAATAAGAATAATGTCGAAAATTATAAACGAGAAGAAATTCAAAATTGATGTTCCTGATGGTAAGAAAAAAGAACGCATTGATGTTTTTCTAGCCAATTCAATAGAGAATGCCACCCGCTCGCGAATCCAAAAATTAATTAGAGCAAATTGTGTTTTAGTAAATGGGAAAGTTATTAAAGCTAACTATCTCATTTGCCCAAAAGACATAGTAGAAGTTACAATTCCCACATCGCCACGTCCTGAAAAAAATGAAGCTGAAGATATTCCGCTCGATATAATTTATGAAGATGAAAATCTTTTAGTAGTCAATAAAGCAGCAGGAATGGTTGCACATCCTTCTTTGGGAAATTACACAGGCACACTTGTTAATGCGCTTCTTCATCATACAAAAAAGCTAAGCGCACTTAACGAACCTGGACGTCCGGGAATTGTCCACAGGATAGATAAGGATACAAGCGGACTACTTCTAATTGCAAAAGATGAATGGACCCACGCTAAACTAGCAAAACAATTTTATGATCATTCTATTGATCGCGAATATTGGGCTGTATGCTGGGGCTTGTTTAAGAACAAGAAGGGTGAAGTTATCGGAAACATTGTCCGTTCTACAAAGGATCGAAAAATTTTTACTGTTAGTGAATCTGAAGGCAAGCATGCACATACTTTTTATGAAGTAATTGAAGAATTTGAATTTGCATCTCTAATTAAATTAAAATTGAAAACCGGGAGAACTCATCAGATTCGTGTTCATATGTTGCATATTAAGCATCCAATCTTTGGCGATCCGACATACGGAGGAAGAATAATAGTTTACGGATCTGCTTTGCCAAAAATAAAAGCCCGAGTTGATAATTTATTGGAGATCATGAAACGGCAAGCTCTTCATGCTAAAACGCTTGGTTTTATTCATCCGCAAACAAAAGAAAAAGTTTTTTTAGATTCAGAACTACCGGAAGATTTTGAAAAACTTTTAAGAAAGTTACGCCCGTAACAAAAATCATACGCCTATATTACGCTTCAATTAATTAGGTAGCTAATTTAACGAATTCTTGGATTGTTAAGTCGCTAAGGATTGTGATTATTGAAGACGTAAAAGCCGAAAGTTGATAAGACTGAGTTTGCACTTAAAATAAAAAACCCCGCATGTGCGGGGTTTTTTAAGAAATATATATAGATGAATTATTTAACGAGAAGCATCTTGTTAACTTTAACAAAATTATTAGCTTCGATACGATAGAGATAAACACCCGAAGCCATATTTTTTGCTTTCCATTCGATTGTATGTGTACCTGCAACTAATTCATTATTAACCAAAGTTTCAACTTCTCTACCAAGTGCATCAAAGACAGTTAACTTAACATGTCCGTTGTTTGGTAAAGCAAATTTAATATTAGTTGTTGGGTTGAATGGGTTCGGATAATTTTGATACATAACATACTGTGTTGGAATAGCTTCTTCTTTCTCAACAGCTGTTGCAATACCTAATGAAACCATAGCTCCTTTTAAGCCAGAAACAATATATTTTGGATTATGGATTCCAAAACTTGCATCAGATTCAACTGCTTTAGCATTCCAATAAGCTTTCAATTGTGTTGGTGTCCATGTTTTGCTTGGACTTGCAACCTTTCCACCACTTTGAGGTAATGCTGCATAAATTTTAGCAATCATACCTTTTACTTCATCTTGTAATCCTTGAACAATACCGTTATTATCATTATCACCGTTACCATTAAAGAAAAACTTTACATCTGAAAATGAAGTACCCAATGTTGATCCATGACATGTTGCACATACGTCCATATTATCTACACCATTTGGATCACTCATCCTAAATGTATGTCCGCCGCTCAGAATTAAATTTTTATTTACATCAATTCTACTATTAAAATTATACATGTGACATTTAACGCAAGCATCAGCTGTATAATCAAAATGGAAAGACGTTGCTAATTTAACACCACCCAATTCTAACAAGTTGCTGCTCATTAATATATCACCTTGTACACCATAATGAGGCCCTATACGTGTGGTTGTACCAGCAATCATATTAGCAACATTATTATTAGCTTCTTCTCTAGCATGATGGCAGTTGAAACATGTTGTACCCATACCAGCTCCTGTAACATTCACTTCGATTGGTGTACCGCCAGGTGTGGTTGGATTTGGTCCATAAATAGTTGCTGTAACTTTTCTTAGTTGTCTGACATTAGTTGCATCGTGAGGATCGTGACATGCAACGCAGGAGATTGGATAATTGTTTGCATCAAAATAAGGATCGGTCGTTGAAACGCCATCAACATATTGAGCGAAACCTTTGCCTGTATGGCATCTTACGCAAGATTCACGGCCAGAACCACTTTCATTAACTACAGTACCATTAGCCAATGTATTATTGGAGTGAGCAGCAGCTCTAAATTGTCTTGATACAATGTGATTAGTTCCAGATTCATGGCAAAATGCACAAACATCATCATTAAATGTTGCAACCATTCTTTCATCGCTTGTATTTCCTAAGTGAGCACTTGCAGGACCATGACAAGCTTCACATTGAATGTTACCCCTCTTCATTGCATCAGGAAATTGTGTAACCAGAGTATTATATGTTGTAGTTGTTAGTACAGTAGGATATGTAAAAGTTAAATCATCAAATCCATCGTTCTTAGCAGTTGGGTTATCGTCGTAACCTGTTGTATGGCATTTAATACAGGATGCACTGTAATGATCTGTAGGACCACTGAGTCCAGGAGTTGCACTCATTGCTCTTGTGAACATAGATGAGTGTAAAGTTCCTTCAAAAGAAGTTACTTTACCAGGATGACAAGTACTGCAGCTTAATTTTGTATCAACACCATTTATTACAGTATTCTTATAACCAAGATATTTAGCAGCATTGAATACAACTGTTTGTGTTAAACTACCATCTGTAAAAGTAACAGAATAAGTACCAGCAAGATCAGCTGTAAAATATGCAACTTGTGTAGAATCGTTTTGTTTATCTTTCGTTGTACCAATTGCTGCAGTGGAACCGGAAGGTTTACGTGATACCGTCCATGTTGCCGCTGTACTAATTTTTGCTTTCGTCCCTTTAGTTCCAACTTCAATAGCTTGTAAATATACTTTAGTACCAATACCCACATTTGTCAAACCTGTATACCTAAAATCATAGATATCAGTTGTTGAAAGTGAAACCATGTAAGGAGTTACACCGTACGGATTTAATGAAAGTGTAACGTTAGTTTGAGCATGCAGTGTTACTGATAGAAGGGTAAGAACGAAAAATAGAGTTGTAATTTTTCTTTGCATAAATTTCCTCCGGTGATTAGAGTGTTTTGTTATTTGTTGATAGGTTTTTTTCATTCTAAGATAAAAAGACTTACTTGAGTTTTGATATATTTTCTTGATAGAAATATAGAAATTAATTCAAAGATGTCAAAGTCCGTTGATAAATTTATTTTTATAAATTCAATCAATTTATGTTATGCAAGAATTGTTCCTTCAATATATTTGTATAAACTAAGCTCTATTCGTATATTTTTTCTCATAATTTGGAAAAAATGATGAAGATTTATAATACTTTTACCAAAACAAAGGAAGAATTCCAGCCAATCAACCCTCCAAACGTAACGATGTACATGTGCGGGCCCACGGTTTATAATTACTTCCATATAGGAAATGCAAGATCATTTGTAATGGCGGATATTGTTCGGAGATATCTCGAGTTCAAGGGATTTGATGTAAAATTCACTATGAATATTACAGACGTTGATGATAATATTATCAAAAAATCTAATGAAGAGAAAAAATCCACAACGGATGTTGCTGGTTTTTATACTGAAGCATTTTTCGAAGATGTAAAAAGACTGAAAATTAAAACAGCTAGTATTTATCCTAAAGCAACTTTACACATTTTAGAAATGATAGATGTTATTAAAGAATTAGAGAAAAAAGGATTTGCTTATAATGTAAACGGAAATGTGTTTTATGATGTTTCAAAATTTTCAAATTATGGAAAACTTAGCGGTAAGAATACGGAGGATTTAGAATCAGGCGCACGCGTTGATGTGAATGAAGAAAAACGAAACCCGCTCGATTTCGCTCTATGGAAAAAAGCAAAAGAAGGGGAACCAAGCTGGGATAGTCCTTGGGGAAAAGGAAGACCAGGTTGGCATATTGAATGTTCAGCCATGAGCACAAAGCATTTAGGCAAATCAATTGATATTCATGCTGGGGGAAATGATTTGATATTTCCACATCATGAAAATGAAATTGCTCAGAGTGAAGCTTGCTTTGGACAAAAATTTGTTAAATACTGGCTGCATTTTGGATTCTTAAATATTCAGAATGAAAAAATGTCTAAATCACTTGGAAATTTTTTTACTGCGCGTGAAGTTCTGGATAAATATCCCGCCGAAGCTATTCGATTATTTTTTGCTCAAACTAATTATGGTGGACCACTAAATTTTAGCGATGAATTATTGAATTCAGCTCAAAAAGGTTATGAGAAAATACTTAACCTTGCTAAAAAAATTGAGCGGGAAATAAAGCTTGATACTAAAAGTGGAGTTATTCCTGAATTTGATCTAAAAAAATATTACTCTGATTTTGAAAAGGTAATGGATGATGATTTTAATTCACCTCAAGCTGTTGCGGTTATTTTTAATTTTATCAGAGCGGCTAATAAAATAATTGCTGGGAATAATAATATTGATTCGACTTTCTATCATGGACTGAAAAAATTTCTTAAGGATACTGCAGAGAATGTATTAGGGATAATTCATCTTGATGATTTGACTAACGAATTAAATTCGGATATCGATAACAATCAAATAGAATTGTTAATCAAAAAAAGAGATATAGCTAAAAAAGAAAAAAACTTTGCTCTTGCAGACCAAATAAGAACAGAATTAACTAATTTAGGCATCATACTCCAGGATAGTAAAACTGGTACTACTTTTAAGAAAATAAATCTGAAATAGATTAAGATTATCTCTAACTTTAACAAACTTCGAAAGTAAAAAATGAAAAAACATTTCTTGATAATACTTTTATCTTTAGCTTTTTCTTATCAATTATTTTCACAAGGGACAGGCGGTACTAATGCTAAATTTGAATATCGCCGATTGATTGATCTTCCAACCGCAGGCATTCTTGAAAAAGGTTTCGCCGGAGTTACGCTCGATGTAATGCCGGTTGGTGTTGTTATTACAAGAATTGAAGTTGGTGTCGTTGATGGATTTAGTTTTGGTATTTCATACGGCGGTAAAAATATTATTGGTAGCGGAGATATTGATTGGAATAAATGGCCGGGCGTAAATATTAGAGCAAGAATTGTTGATGAAACTCAATTATTTCCTGCTTTTGCTATCGGTTTTGATTCCCAAGGGAAAGGGGCTTATAACAGAGATCTCTCAAGGTATCAAATCAAGTCCCCCGGTTTTTTCGTAGCTGCATCTAAAAATTTTGAACTATTTGGTTATTTGAGTATTCATGGTGTAATTAATTATTCGATGGAACGAGATGATGGTGACAAAGATTTGAACTTAGGTATAGGGTTTGAAAAAACAATAGGTTCAAAAGTTTCTTTTATCGGTGAATATGATTTTGCTGTAAACGATAACACAGGTAATTCTTTAGGGAAAGGAAATGGTTATTTGAATTTCGGTCTTCGCTGGTCGGTTGGGGATGGACTAACTCTTGGTCTCGATTTACGTGATTTTCTAAACAATAAACGTATTGACGGAAATAAAGCCGATCGTGGAATTTTTGTAGAATATGTAAAATCGATCTTTTAAATCAAATTGTATTCATAATCACACACATCAGTTTACTGATATAGACACAATTCAGTTTTATTCTTTCTTTTTACCTTTCATTTAATCATTAATTAGGTATAATTTTTGAATATATAAATTATCATTTGAGAATGGTGCTATTATGAAAACTTTAATTCGACTATTAATTGTATTACCTCTTCTTACGCTTGGAGGGTGCTACACACAAATTGCTTTTCGTGATTATACTCCCAAGGACTCTCGTTTTGAAAAAGGAGAAGATGAATATGCATACGAGGATCAAGCCGATTCCAATTATTACAATGATAGTACTTACGATAGTTTCTATCAAGATTCTTACATCCCTGGTTACAGAAGATTTCTTGGAAGTTACTATCCATCACTCGGTTTCTCATTCGGATTAGCATACGATCCTTATTATTACAGTTTATTTGGATGGGATAATCCTTACTGGTATTGGAGATATAATTCCATTTGGAATAATGGATATTACGGGTATAACTATGGTTATCCATACTATTGGAATAATTATAACTCAAACTGGAATAATTATGCCGGCAGTATAATTAAATACAGAAATAACGTAAGTACAAGAACAAGAGATAACGATGGTCAACGCGGTAGAGGTGGAAGCGGAGTAAGCGATCCAGGCAGAACTAGTACAAACTATACTACTCGTGATAGGACTGATCGCGCTAATGAAGTTGATCTTGGAAAAGTTAGAGTTTCAAGAGATGCAAATAATACAAATAACGGAACCCGTGTATCATCCCCAAAGAATAATAATCCATCAACACGTAATGGAAACACGCGAACGCGTGTGCGTAGCAATGCTAATGACAGTAAATCTACACAACCGGCAACACGTGGAAACGATGCATCCCGCGGACGCAGTCAATCTACACAACCAGCAACAAGAGAAAGAACATCTGCACCATCATATTCTCCGCCTCCTTCGTCTCGGTCTAATGAAGGATCAAGATCCAGCAGTTCTGGCAGCTCTAGCAGTGGTTCGCGTTCAGGCAGTAGTTCTGATAGCGGAAGGAGACGTTAATAAATGCATTTTCAAAAAATTTGGTGGAGGGATTCAAAATGAAAATCTTATTTAAAATTATTTTTGCCATCGGTATTATTCTAGTCTTCTCTGATATAACGATAGCACAAAATTACAATGATGTTTTCAGATTAAGTGAATCGGGAATAGTTCTTGGTGCAAGATCATTAGGAATGGGTAATGCATACACCGCTGCCGGTAATGATTTATCAGCAACGATGTTCAATCCGGCTGGTTTGGCATTAATTAAAAAAGCCGAACTATATACAGGATATAATTATAATAACTACGATAATAGTGTTGGATTCTTTGACAAGAATTCTCAATTATCAAATAGTATTTCAAAGTTAGGACAATTTGGTGTTGCACTTCCGATGCCCACTATACAAGGAAGTTTTGTTCTAGGTTTTGGTTATACTCAAGTAAAAGATTTTAATGGAACATTGGGATTTAATGCTTTCAATTCAGGTGCCAATTCTTACATCCAGGATCTCACGTATTCTCCTTACATGGCAGATCGAGATATTGCATTTAAGCTTGCACTTAGTTACCCGTTGTACTCCAATAACGGTACTTATCTAAGAGATACAACTCGAATCAACGGTAAATTGAATCAACGCGGGAATATTTTACAAGATGGTTCACTAAATGCCTGGTCATTTTCAGCAGCAATTGAAGTTGAGAAAGATATTTTTATTGGAGCTACCATTAATCTTTACTCCGGAAACTTTAATAAGAATAGAGATTACAGTGAAGAGGACGTAAATAATATTTATCCGGCATCGGTTTTATTAGACCCAAGCGAACCAGTTTCGGCTGATTTTAAATCATTTACATTACACGATAGAATCTCTTGGGATATTTCCGGTTCTGGATTTAATATCGGTGGTCTAATGAAAATGAATAAGAACTTAAATATTGCGGCTAACATTAAATTCTCAAAAACATTTACAGTAAAAGAAACTTATTATGTTAATGGCACGAGTTATTTTGGACTTGATACAAGATTTGTTTTAGACCCGGCAATTGATTCAAAAAGCGATTATGAAATTACTACTCCTGCGGAATTCACTTTTGGCGCTTCTTATATACTGAATAATTTAACCGTAAGTGCTAACGCAACAATGATTGATTACAGCAGCGCAAAATTTAAATCCGGGTTTGATTTAATTGGTTTAGATAATAAAAATTCTGATATAAAATCAATGTTCAGATCGGTTGTTAATTTAAATGCGGGATTTGAATATGTGCTTTCTTCTACTAACCTTGCTATTAGAGGCGGATTTATTCTAATGCGTTCACCATTCAGAGATGATCCAACTGAGTATGATAAAAAATTTCTAACAGTTGGAATTGGTATCCATCTCACAAATTCCATAACAGTTGATGGTGCGTATGCATATGGTTGGTGGAAAGATTATGGCGACAATTATGGCAGCGGATTATCGCGCACATATCAGGACATAAAAAATCAAAACATTATTACTTCATTGAAATATAATTTCTAATCATTCATAATAACATCTCGATTGACAACCCTTAATAAGCACCTTATTTTTAAGGTGCTTTTTTATTTATAACGGAGGTTACAATACAGGGCATTATTTTCAAAATTGAGAGTAAAGATTATTATTTATTCGATTCTAATGGAAAACAAATCCGTTGTTCTTTAAGAGGAAAATTTCAAAAAGATTTTGCGCTTAAAAGAAATAAACTTTACACAGTTGATATTGTTGCCGTTGGTGATAAAGTAAATTTTGATATGAATAACGACGGCTCCGGTGTTATTAACGAAATACTTCCAAGAAAAAATCATATCTCAAGAAAAGCCCCTCGCATAAAAGGAGCCGGTACCCGCGGTGAAAGGCTGGAACAAATTATTGCTTCAAACGTTGACAACTTAGTAATTGTAAGCAGTTGCAAATCACCTAAATTCAATAATCGTTTGATTGATAGATTAATTGTCTGTGCGGAAAGTTCTCATATAAATCCAATTATTGTTTTGAATAAAACTGATCTGGATTCACATTCGCATTACGAAGATATTATTAAACTGTATTCTTCCATTGGATATAAAATAATTTCTACAAGTACAGTCACTAAAAACGGTATTGATGAATTAAAAAATAGTCTATCGGGAAAAGTTAATTTGATTTGGGGTCAATCAGGTGTAGGGAAATCATCATTATTGAATGAAATATTTCTCGGTCTAAATTTGAAGATCGGTATAATCAGTAATTCGACCTCTAAAGGAAAACATACAACTGTAACAAGTTTACTCTTAAGATTTGATAACGACACATCAGTA is a window encoding:
- the rsgA gene encoding ribosome small subunit-dependent GTPase A — translated: MFKIESKDYYLFDSNGKQIRCSLRGKFQKDFALKRNKLYTVDIVAVGDKVNFDMNNDGSGVINEILPRKNHISRKAPRIKGAGTRGERLEQIIASNVDNLVIVSSCKSPKFNNRLIDRLIVCAESSHINPIIVLNKTDLDSHSHYEDIIKLYSSIGYKIISTSTVTKNGIDELKNSLSGKVNLIWGQSGVGKSSLLNEIFLGLNLKIGIISNSTSKGKHTTVTSLLLRFDNDTSVIDTPGIREIDPYGIREEDLGHYFKEFVPFINKCKFNTCTHDHEPGCAVIKAVGEKLISDERYQSYLNLRATIEDDMNF
- a CDS encoding outer membrane protein transport protein yields the protein MKILFKIIFAIGIILVFSDITIAQNYNDVFRLSESGIVLGARSLGMGNAYTAAGNDLSATMFNPAGLALIKKAELYTGYNYNNYDNSVGFFDKNSQLSNSISKLGQFGVALPMPTIQGSFVLGFGYTQVKDFNGTLGFNAFNSGANSYIQDLTYSPYMADRDIAFKLALSYPLYSNNGTYLRDTTRINGKLNQRGNILQDGSLNAWSFSAAIEVEKDIFIGATINLYSGNFNKNRDYSEEDVNNIYPASVLLDPSEPVSADFKSFTLHDRISWDISGSGFNIGGLMKMNKNLNIAANIKFSKTFTVKETYYVNGTSYFGLDTRFVLDPAIDSKSDYEITTPAEFTFGASYILNNLTVSANATMIDYSSAKFKSGFDLIGLDNKNSDIKSMFRSVVNLNAGFEYVLSSTNLAIRGGFILMRSPFRDDPTEYDKKFLTVGIGIHLTNSITVDGAYAYGWWKDYGDNYGSGLSRTYQDIKNQNIITSLKYNF
- the cysS gene encoding cysteine--tRNA ligase; the protein is MMKIYNTFTKTKEEFQPINPPNVTMYMCGPTVYNYFHIGNARSFVMADIVRRYLEFKGFDVKFTMNITDVDDNIIKKSNEEKKSTTDVAGFYTEAFFEDVKRLKIKTASIYPKATLHILEMIDVIKELEKKGFAYNVNGNVFYDVSKFSNYGKLSGKNTEDLESGARVDVNEEKRNPLDFALWKKAKEGEPSWDSPWGKGRPGWHIECSAMSTKHLGKSIDIHAGGNDLIFPHHENEIAQSEACFGQKFVKYWLHFGFLNIQNEKMSKSLGNFFTAREVLDKYPAEAIRLFFAQTNYGGPLNFSDELLNSAQKGYEKILNLAKKIEREIKLDTKSGVIPEFDLKKYYSDFEKVMDDDFNSPQAVAVIFNFIRAANKIIAGNNNIDSTFYHGLKKFLKDTAENVLGIIHLDDLTNELNSDIDNNQIELLIKKRDIAKKEKNFALADQIRTELTNLGIILQDSKTGTTFKKINLK